Proteins encoded in a region of the Antedon mediterranea chromosome 2, ecAntMedi1.1, whole genome shotgun sequence genome:
- the LOC140040244 gene encoding PHD finger protein 14-like translates to MEQSEISPTIDGNAEEEGVGFLFRTMMERDPRKRRVKPVERHLLQLDFGLDDSEDDSDFEVQEKDKSDQSDEATDEETDEEGGDSTSADDNDSDEGTDNSESDKDLSVSDMILKAESRKIKEMSLSNFSSKHDAIKVLICDVCLGEVSKDNDEIIECDNCGIPVHESCYGDDSEDTSSVETDSSTEPWFCDLCKAGIDKPSCELCPNTGGIFKETDAGKWVHLVCALYIGGVAFGDVEKLSPVTLSELQPSKWGARQCCYCEDERFSYTGVCIPCDAGMCRNYSHATCAQRAGLLSEASPEEDIADPFYTYCKLHADKQSMKRKRQNWLAVQSHLKIHSQNKPSDLITVQRITEKLQKSRKKYMDRKKNWPAPWTPPQKTPRMLVTSASACRRLMRKAELLGFCTDRPQKSKERSDGSRKWNVPPAFSSDFINYYLDRDSRMTQMKSHLDDLINANDEMRGENQIIRLKYDKLTVEVEKLRVDNSKMIASGEAIFKLLSEFGGEPIPLPSVLLPYKPRKSPTKKDPAKSPSTIINFCGICKKNHSQHLLAQCDTCKNHYHLSCLDPPLTRMPKKTAFSAWQCSECVTSESETSPHENEEEGDDIKRRKRRVIKEPIKFISQEVMPSKKVSRSRIRKRKRVRKPTALKADEIKEDGENKKKPKLSEARNKCSNCSEEGTVTNLVSCDKCKNCYHFGCLNPALKKSPKQRGYEWFCTDCDSEDEEEQAKGSKGEEISTTKAIADDEEPVAT, encoded by the exons ATGGAGCAGAGTGAAATTTCACCAACAATTGATGGAAATGCTGAAGAAGAAGGAGTTGGATTTTTATTTAGAACCATGA TGGAAAGAGACCCAAGAAAAAGAAGGGTAAAACCAGTAGAGCGCCACCTACTTCAGCTTGACTTTGGATTGGATGACAGCGAGGATGATAGTGACTTTGAAGTGCAAGAGAAAG ataaatCTGACCAATCAGACGAGGCGACTGATGAGGAAACTGATGAAGAGGGAGGTGATAGCACATCAGCCGACGATAATGATAGCGATGAAGGAACAGATAACTCAGAGTCTGATAAAGATCTCAGTGTCTCTGATATGATCCTCAAGGCAGAGTCaagaaaaattaaagaaatg AGCCTTTCTAATTTCTCCTCAAAACATGATGCTATTAAGGTGCTGATCTGTGATGTGTGTCTTGGAGAAGTTag CAAAGACAATGATGAAATCATTGAATGTGATAATTGTGGGATACCAGTGCATGAGAGTTGCTATGGTGATGACAGCGAAGACACGAGTAGCGTTGAGACGGATAGTTCAACTGAACCCTGGTTCTGTGATCTCTGTAAGGCGGGCATAGACAAACCG agctGTGAATTGTGTCCAAACACTGGTGGAATATTCAAGGAAACAGATGCAGGAAA GTGGGTACATCTAGTATGTGCATTATACATTGGTGGTGTTGCATTTGGAGATGTTGAAAAACTAAGTCCTGTTACTTTATCCGAACTTCAGCCTTCAAAATGGGGTGCTAGG CAATGTTGTTACTGTGAAGATGAGAGGTTTAGTTACACTGGCGTCTGTATACCATGTGATGCTGGAATGTGTCGTAACTATTCGCACGCTACTTG TGCACAGAGGGCAGGCTTGCTGTCTGAAGCATCACCTGAAGAG GACATTGCAGACCCATTTTATACATACTGTAAACTGCATGCAGATAAACAAAGCATGAAGCGAAAACGTCAAAACTGGTTAGCAGTACAATCCCACCTTAAGATTCACAGTCAGAACAAACCCAGTGACCTAATAACTGTGCAGAGAATTACCGAAAAACTACAGAAATCACGCAAGAAATACATGGACCGAAAGAAGAACTGGCCTGCCCCATGGACACCTCCACAAAAAACTCCTAGAATGTTGGTGACCAGTGCTTCGGCATGTCGGAGACTGATGAGGAAAGCGGAACTACTGGGATTCTGTACGGATCGACCTCAGAAGAGTAAAGAAAGGTCGGATGGCTCGAGAAAATGGAATGTACCGCCCGCTTTTAGTTCAgattttatcaattattatttag ATCGTGATTCACGTATGACCCAAATGAAGAGTCACCTTGACGATCTTATTAATGCAAATGATGAAATGCGGGGTGAAAACCAAATAATAAGATTAAAGTACGACAAG TTAACAGTTGAAGTCGAGAAATTACGTGTTGATAACAGCAAGATGATAGCAAGTGGAGAGGccatttttaaattactgtCGGAATTTGGCGGAGAGCCAATACCTCTTCCTTCGGTACTGTTACCATATAAACCACGAAAATCACCCACCAAAAAAGACCCTGCTAAATCGCCttcaacaattattaattt ctGTGGAATATGTAAGAAGAATCACTCCCAACATCTACTAGCCCAGTGTGACACCTGTAAGAATCATTACCACTTGTCTTGCTTAGACCCGCCACTTACTAGGATGCCAAAAAAGACTGCGTTCAGTGCCTG GCAATGCTCAGAGTGTGTCACAAGTGAAAGTGAAACATCTCCACATGAAAATGAAGAAGAAGGAGATGATATTAAACGAAGGAAACGAAGAGTTATCAAGGAACCAATCAAATTTATCTCGCAAGAGGTTATGCCTTCTAAAAAG GTAAGCAGATCAAGAATAAGAAAAAGGAAAAGAGTAAGGAAGCCAACAGCATTAAAGGCAGATGAAATAAAAGAAGACGGG gaaaataaaaagaaacctAAATTGAGTGAAGCAAGAAACAAATGTTCCAACTGTAGTGAAGAAGGGACTGTTACAAATCTTGTCAG TTGTGACAAGTGTAAAAATTGTTACCACTTTGGCTGTCTGAATCCAGCTCTGAAAAAGAGTCCTAAACAACGAGGATATGAATGGTTCTGCACCGACTGTGATTCAGAAGACGAGGAGGAACAAGCGAAAGGTTCTAAAGGGGAGGAAATTTCAACTACAAAGGCAATAGCTGATGATGAAGAACCTGTTGCTACTTAA
- the LOC140039567 gene encoding RUN domain-containing protein 3B-like, which translates to MLKRFINAQSESSNVPRNRKSEEIRKQMTRHRRNLLSICRLTIQSLKEKSLYNCIDDSSEEFQNFATILEHLLSHRLKGEPTWFRFEESREFWDFVYVACRNVPNNCITSIHVMEDANNSRSKGRAWIRTVLMEKRLGEYFNECLRDEKLLKIFYGEGSFMRSEEANLLREYLQDLNLVDFSFCLKENGNLQTGVARVIDYTPYLSCSERLSGTMQQRAMDVDTNLLAVQEEEEHGGEQTIEQQLQQLKFKYNSVCEQKRYLEEQLQLCNDQVNHAFTQVKVSQEAQTKMEEKFHVERLQLENVILELQDQIGYWKDAHLASRKELEEHLTTGHWRLRRDNSGGPSIAMDFVTMNAAGSTIDIETYGESVHSLEPPTSPSETSPMSSNSLTLLIDKSIDSTCGIKTKKEETPSLVPLAGSFTSQFSVKSDNVFTSSTSSANLIDGHVSQTLPKLSETGSISSAVSLADSLLSTVSAPP; encoded by the exons ATGCTAAAACGTTTTATCAATGCACAATCTGAATCCTCTAACGTACCTCGTAATAGAAAATCTGAGGAAATTCGTAAACAAATGACTAGACATCGGCGGAACTTGCTGTCTATTTGCAG GTTGACAATACAAAGTCTAAAAGAAAAATCTTTGTACAATTGTATTGATGATTCCAGTGAAGAGTTCCAAAATTTTGCCACAATTCTAGAACATTTACTTAGCCATAGACTTAAAG GTGAACCAACGTGGTTTCGCTTTGAAGAGTCGCGTGAATTTTGGGATTTTGTTTACGTAGCATGTCGCAATGTTCCAAATAATTGCATAACAAGTATACACGTGATGGAAGATGCCAATAATTCAAGGTCAAAG GGTCGTGCATGGATAAGAACTGTACTTATGGAGAAAAGACTTGGCGAGTATTTCAACGAATGTTTACGAGATGAAAAATTGCTCAA GATATTCTATGGAGAGGGATCATTTATGAGAAGTGAGGAAGCAAATTTATTACGGGAGTATTTACAAGATCTGAACCTTGTTGACTTCAG tttttgCTTGAAGGAAAACGGTAACTTACAGACTGGGGTCGCCAGGGTCATTGACTATACCCCATACCTCAGTTGCAGCGAGAGACTATCCGGTACCATGCAACAAAGAGCAATGGATGTTGACACAAATCTGTTAGCTGTACAAGAGGAAGAGGAACATGGCGGTGAGCAGACAATAGAACAACAGTTGCAACAActgaaatttaaatacaattccGTATGTGAACAAAAG AGATATCTTGAAGAACAGTTACAACTGTGTAATGATCAAGTCAACCACGCCTTCACACAAGTTAAAGTGAGTCAAGAAGCCCAGACAAAAATGGAAGAAAAGTTTCATGTGGAGAGGTTGCAATTAGAGAATGTTATTTTGGAACTACAAGATCAAAT AGGTTATTGGAAGGACGCCCACCTGGCTTCAAGAAAAGAACTTGAAGAGCACTTGACCACTGGACATTGGCGTTTACGTAGGGATAATTCTGGCGGTCCATCCATTGCTATGGATTTTGTTACAATGAATGCTGCTGGGTCTACGATAGACATTGAAACTTATGG AGAGAGTGTACACAGTCTAGAACCACCAACGAGCCCTAGTGAAACGAGTCCAATGTCATCAAATTCACTTACATTACTGATTGACAAGAGTATAGATAGTACTTGTGGCATTAAAACAAAGAAAGAGGAAACGCCTTCTTTAGTACCTCTTGCAGGATCCTTCACATCTCAG ttcAGTGTAAAAAGTGATAATGTATTTACAAGTAGTACTTCATCTGCCAACCTCATAGATGGGCATGTATCTCAG ACTTTACCAAAGTTATCAGAGACTGGAAGTATAAGCTCAGCCGTGTCACTTGCTGATAGTCTATTGAGCACAGTGTCGGCACCGCCTTGA
- the LOC140040246 gene encoding cytochrome c oxidase subunit NDUFA4-like has protein sequence MPFMQGLSLKSLRHHYSLVPLFISVGAGAVLAAFYVARLAIKSPDASWDRKNNPHPWTKIKADQNIKFLGAGTIQFDGRKQAYPDYKE, from the exons ATGCCGTTTATGCAAGGACTGTCACTAAAAAGTCTAAGGCACCATTATTCG TTGGTTCCTCTCTTTATATCTGTTGGTGCAGGAGCTGTATTGGCAGCATTTTATGTAGCTAGACTCGCAATCAAAAGTCCCGATGCCAG TTGGGACAGGAAGAACAATCCACATCCATGGACTAAGATCAAAGCAGATCAGAATATAAAG TTTTTAGGAGCTGGCACAATACAATTTGACGGCAGAAAACAAGCATACCCAGACTACAAAGAATAG
- the LOC140039568 gene encoding uncharacterized protein gives MEPLDFSRYRRIINVSKRDLPRCTCHELRNEEYTNYVNYYDEVGNSQVVTDTAKLQDPTIVERQHTSPIDLSAKNLSTELNQSMIDLTSQEYSDNQQDLEQDKTMSPIDLSNRQSEKSYTEKCKVLVSSIEITSDDDSINATVSVTQPETNGAGSVSDTNGAGSVSDTNGAGSISDTNGAGSVSETKSARSVSDVNDAESVSDINGAGSVSNAIGANSFSDATGTRSLSDVNENKSCGDGTISMIPVMLDNNRTWNVNGFRIPLHIRKKLIAAFEDNPRNYTTVADKYGIKRSTAGSIVRRHRLKIENHNTSNDVKQDKRLYKNLQRFLTLTNEHGGYIEMTCLTKHGKMVLSAKNSHESCGGSTTTDIKKQQLHYCEWFLQHGINGHCIYITELVFSILPHNVTSNDSRSEIHLIIAASQRLGRLGHKIQLGQISDHSRKEFLASVASKLNEKDLNFFIFDKWSKTKLDYDSPVRERISMIFLPQNSDFLSIFSAMVYRLVSDVHSILSQPGMLAPVDCPGTGLSIDKHYNLVVCKHLDDNIIKIEQIQFASWFHNIVKQLSS, from the coding sequence ATGGAACCTCTTGATTTCAGTAGATACAGACGAATAATCAATGTCAGCAAAAGAGATCTTCCGCGATGTACATGTCATGAGTTACGTAACGAAGAATATACAAATTACGTAAACTATTACGATGAAGTTGGAAACAGTCAAGTTGTCACAGATACGGCAAAGTTACAAGACCCAACAATCGTTGAAAGGCAACACACGTCTCCTATAGACCTTAGTGCGAAGAACCTAAGTACGGAACTTAACCAGTCAATGATTGATTTAACTTCGCAAGAGTATTCTGATAATCAACAAGATTTGGAACAAGATAAAACCATGTCACCAATTGATTTAAGCAACAGACAGAGTGAGAAATCGTATACTGAAAAGTGCAAAGTTCTGGTATCTTCCATTGAAATAACATCTGACGATGATTCAATTAATGCAACTGTATCTGTGACTCAACCTGAAACCAACGGTGCTGGATCGGTTTCTGATACAAACGGTGCTGGATCGGTTTCTGATACCAACGGTGCTGGATCAATTTCTGATACCAACGGTGCTGGATCAGTTTCTGAAACCAAAAGTGCTAGATCAGTTTCTGATGTCAACGATGCTGAATCGGTTTCTGATATCAACGGTGCTGGATCAGTTTCTAATGCCATTGGTGCGAACTCATTTTCTGACGCTACTGGTACTAGATCACTTTCTGATGTCAACGAAAATAAATCCTGTGGTGACGGTACTATATCAATGATTCCCGTTATGCTTGATAATAACAGAACCTGGAATGTTAATGGATTTCGAATACCACTTCACATTCGAAAGAAACTAATTGCAGCATTTGAGGATAACCCCAGAAATTATACGACCGTTGCTGATAAATATGGAATAAAAAGATCAACAGCCGGCAGCATTGTTCGAAGACACAGACTGAAAATTGAAAATCACAATACATCTAATGACGTAAAGCAAGATAAACGATTATATAAAAATCTGCAGCGTTTCTTGACATTAACAAACGAACACGGTGGTTATATTGAAATGACATGCTTAACAAAACATGGTAAAATGGTGTTGAGTGCAAAGAATTCACACGAGAGCTGCGGTGGTTCAACCACCACAGACATTAAGAAACAGCAACTCCATTACTGCGAGTGGTTTCTACAACATGGAATAAACGGTCATTGTATTTACATTACGGAATTGGTGTTTAGTATACTGCCACATAATGTTACCTCAAACGATAGTCGTTCagaaatacatttaattattgcTGCTTCTCAACGCCTCGGCCGTTTGGGTCATAAAATACAGTTAGGACAAATCAGTGATCATTCTCGAAAAGAATTTCTAGCATCTGTAGCttctaaattaaatgaaaagGACCTAAACTTCTTCATCTTTGACAAATGGTCAAAGACTAAACTTGATTATGACTCGCCCGTGCGGGAGAGGATTTCTATGATTTTTTTACCACAAAATTCCGATTTTTTAAGCATCTTTTCTGCCATGGTCTATCGCCTAGTGAGTGATGTACACTCGATCCTATCACAGCCTGGGATGCTTGCACCGGTCGACTGCCCAGGTACTGGGTTATCGATTGATAAACATTACAACTTGGTTGTATGCAAACATCTCGATGACAATATCATTAAAATAGAGCAGATACAATTCGCATCTTGGTTTCACAACATTGTGAAACAATTGAGTTCATAA